AGGAGTGATTCTGAGTAATTCGATGACTGAAGAATAATCCTGTTCTTCGCTGGAAGGATTTTTGCATTCTTTTATCTCCAGAATGAGCCGGCAGCAGATTGAGAGATTCAGATAGTGAGAGAAAATTTTGTCCCATTGGGAATCTGGAACTCCCGCTCCTGAAAATGCGCTTGTCTTTCCTGAGTCGACGCGCTCGTAAACTGCTAGTAGGTCATTGTTGTGCTTAGAATCTGCCTCGCCGCGCGCTAGGCGGGTCATGCCTAGTAGGGCGGTAGTTTTCCCCGATCCGCGCGCCCCGATCAGCATGCACGGCCGCGCACTCGACAAATCATCAAAGTAGGAAGGTGGCGCAAAGACCTGTGTGAGGTCTGCTGTGGTCCATTCATACTTGAATCCGCCGAGCCGATCCTTTAACAATTCCACAAATTTGCGATCAAAGCTCATTAGGCACGTTTCATTAGTGGTTTCCACGTGAGGGACTCGTCCCAAAGAATTTGGATGGATGCGTCAGGTACATTATTCCATAATCCTATTGTTAGGCCTAAATTATGGAATCCACCTTTAAACCTAGGGTCCGAAAATGCAGCCCGAGCGTAGGTGTTGTTCAAAAATTCATCCAACTGAGATTGGCTAAAGGCGTTCTTCCAAATCCTTGAGTCGGCTTGTAATGCGGAGTATTCCGGTCCCATGGTATAAACTGGAATGACATTTAGCCCGACGCAGCTCCGGGCTCGTTGCAGGCCGTATGACGTCGCAACCAAAGGGCAATAGTAGGCTCCGTAGCCGCCACTGTTAGCGAACAAATCTTCCAAACTCTGACCGGAGAGTTGATGCTTCCGCTTCCAATGCTTAATGATTTGCTCTCCAGAGCCCAAAAAATCATCCACCAAGAGCAACGGGAAATCGTTGTTATACCTTGCCGCAATAACTTCCTCTGGCCGAAGAATCCGCGTCTCTGGAATGCCTGCGAGTTGCCGTGCCCAACGTGCAAAAGTGTATCCACTGTCAGTATCGTTCGGATTTTCACCTGTTACACGCGACACCACGACACGTCCCAAAAAATCCCACCACTT
The genomic region above belongs to Luteolibacter arcticus and contains:
- a CDS encoding phosphoribosyltransferase-like protein — its product is MLTSVDSVKSLIKVGHLPGQPKCDLDGWLSNFRRDELPLAQHLASRYIYISQAHGESMFLDAFHSLSSHIAKAATNADTIATKWWDFLGRVVVSRVTGENPNDTDSGYTFARWARQLAGIPETRILRPEEVIAARYNNDFPLLLVDDFLGSGEQIIKHWKRKHQLSGQSLEDLFANSGGYGAYYCPLVATSYGLQRARSCVGLNVIPVYTMGPEYSALQADSRIWKNAFSQSQLDEFLNNTYARAAFSDPRFKGGFHNLGLTIGLWNNVPDASIQILWDESLTWKPLMKRA